From Spartinivicinus ruber, the proteins below share one genomic window:
- a CDS encoding adenine phosphoribosyltransferase → MIFDEYYIKSLIRNITDWPTPGVVFRDITPLYQSPKAQRMVVDSFIQRYVDAEITHIGAMEARGFLLGSVIAYELNKPLVLFRKQGKLPTKTIAEEYDIEYGKAVLEVQEDAFGNDASILLVDDLIATGGTLLAAAALTRRLGGSVYEAAAIVDLPDLGGSQKLQDSDIPIYTLCAFAKD, encoded by the coding sequence ATGATTTTTGATGAGTACTATATCAAGTCACTGATCCGCAATATTACTGACTGGCCTACCCCAGGTGTTGTATTTCGCGATATTACCCCATTGTATCAGTCTCCCAAAGCACAGCGGATGGTAGTTGATAGCTTTATTCAACGCTATGTTGATGCTGAAATTACTCATATTGGCGCCATGGAAGCACGAGGCTTTTTACTGGGTTCTGTTATTGCCTATGAATTAAACAAGCCTTTGGTGCTATTTCGAAAACAAGGCAAGCTTCCAACCAAAACCATCGCTGAAGAATATGACATTGAATATGGCAAAGCAGTTTTGGAAGTTCAAGAAGATGCTTTTGGCAATGATGCCAGCATCCTCTTAGTTGATGATTTGATTGCCACCGGGGGTACCCTGCTTGCCGCCGCCGCCTTAACCCGTCGATTGGGAGGGAGTGTCTACGAAGCAGCTGCTATTGTTGACTTACCTGACTTAGGAGGCAGTCAAAAGCTTCAAGACTCTGATATTCCTATCTATACACTTTGTGCTTTTGCTAAAGATTAA
- a CDS encoding heavy metal translocating P-type ATPase, giving the protein MSQLTACYHCGTSITGAIEFFASINGEQQPMCCPACETVAEAIDQGGLSQYYQYRTNKAAKAEANTSQFQVYDEPALQETFVKTQTNGLKTALLLLENIHCAACIWLIEHHLQQLSAVKQATVNFTQHQLQLTWDPSISSLSELMSALQQIGYPPLPYHPNQQQALMARKQRKMIRQLAVAGIGAMQVMMYAVALYAGALQGIADLHQWFLRWVSFIVATPVVFYSAKPFFQAAWRDLNTRQLSMDVPIALAIGGAYAASSWAMLTNSGEVYFDSVCMFTFFLLLGRFVEFSARQRAHLSGYRLNQLLPDQVTIISNGKEAIIPLTLLKPADTLLVKPGATVPADGIIQAGQTTINEAALTGEFLPEPRQIGDQVIAGSINVDQPIQVKVMNTGPETQLACIEQLLTQAQQDKPPIALLANKVAHYFVAGVLVIASLVFLSWWQFAPENALWITLSVLVVTCPCALSLATPTALTAATYALQQQGFLITKGHLLEGLTTINHVVFDKTGTLTSGQFSLIQVVPIVDISIDQATKLATSLETHSEHPIAKAFPATPSYQAEHIENTPGQGISGSINDAVYRIGITSYAWPNRTISPPTTNGHWLLLANTEQPIAWFEVSDSLRVDATDTVAALLQQGFKLSLLTGDRSVQAANTAQALGIQNLQQGASPEDKLAYIKVLQSQGDKVLMVGDGVNDAPVLATADVSIAMGSATDLAKTSADGVLLNGKLATLLLAFTKAQKTQQIIRGNLIWALTYNLVALPLAALGLIPPWAAAIGMTSSSLVVVLNALRLNTKLTTPSPKIAPQVTWNSQHSHKTKAGM; this is encoded by the coding sequence GTGTCTCAACTCACTGCCTGCTATCATTGTGGCACTTCTATCACTGGTGCCATTGAGTTTTTCGCCTCAATTAATGGTGAACAACAGCCCATGTGCTGTCCCGCCTGCGAGACAGTAGCCGAAGCTATTGATCAAGGTGGGCTGAGCCAGTATTACCAATATCGCACTAACAAAGCTGCCAAAGCTGAGGCCAACACCTCGCAATTTCAAGTCTATGATGAGCCTGCTCTGCAAGAAACCTTCGTTAAAACCCAGACTAATGGCCTAAAAACGGCTTTACTCCTACTAGAAAATATACACTGTGCTGCTTGTATCTGGTTAATAGAACACCACTTACAACAGCTCTCCGCAGTTAAGCAGGCAACAGTCAACTTTACGCAGCATCAGCTACAACTCACTTGGGATCCCAGTATTAGCTCATTAAGTGAGTTGATGTCTGCATTACAACAAATTGGCTATCCCCCTCTGCCCTATCACCCTAACCAGCAGCAAGCCTTAATGGCCAGAAAACAGCGAAAAATGATTCGTCAACTAGCAGTGGCTGGAATTGGCGCAATGCAGGTGATGATGTATGCAGTAGCGTTATATGCTGGTGCACTACAAGGCATTGCCGATCTGCACCAATGGTTTTTACGCTGGGTCAGTTTTATTGTGGCGACACCTGTAGTGTTTTATTCAGCCAAGCCCTTTTTCCAAGCCGCCTGGCGCGACCTTAACACTCGTCAGCTCAGCATGGATGTGCCCATTGCTTTGGCCATTGGTGGGGCCTATGCAGCAAGCAGTTGGGCCATGCTAACCAATAGTGGCGAAGTCTATTTTGACTCGGTATGTATGTTTACCTTCTTTCTGCTGCTAGGAAGGTTTGTTGAGTTCAGTGCCCGCCAGCGAGCTCATCTCAGTGGTTATCGGCTGAATCAACTATTGCCTGATCAAGTAACCATTATCAGCAACGGTAAAGAAGCCATTATCCCATTAACCCTGCTTAAACCAGCTGACACTCTTCTGGTCAAGCCTGGTGCAACCGTCCCAGCTGATGGAATTATTCAAGCAGGTCAAACCACGATTAACGAAGCTGCACTTACTGGCGAGTTTTTACCAGAGCCCCGTCAAATAGGTGATCAGGTGATTGCGGGTAGCATTAATGTTGATCAGCCCATTCAGGTAAAGGTCATGAATACAGGGCCTGAGACTCAGCTAGCCTGTATTGAGCAGCTGTTAACCCAAGCCCAACAGGATAAGCCCCCCATTGCCTTACTAGCCAACAAAGTCGCCCATTACTTTGTAGCAGGGGTACTGGTTATTGCCAGCTTAGTGTTTTTGAGCTGGTGGCAATTCGCCCCAGAAAATGCGCTATGGATTACTTTATCCGTGCTAGTGGTGACCTGCCCCTGCGCTTTATCATTGGCAACGCCAACTGCTTTAACGGCTGCCACCTATGCTTTGCAACAACAAGGTTTTCTAATTACCAAAGGGCATTTACTGGAAGGCCTAACCACTATCAACCATGTTGTGTTTGATAAAACCGGCACGCTCACCTCTGGGCAGTTCAGTCTTATTCAGGTAGTACCGATTGTTGATATCAGTATTGATCAAGCTACTAAACTAGCAACATCTTTAGAAACACACTCTGAACACCCAATAGCCAAAGCCTTCCCTGCTACGCCTTCTTATCAAGCTGAACATATTGAGAATACTCCTGGCCAGGGCATTAGTGGCTCAATTAATGATGCAGTTTACCGTATTGGAATTACTAGCTATGCCTGGCCGAATAGAACTATTTCACCACCAACCACAAATGGCCATTGGCTGTTATTAGCCAACACCGAACAGCCGATAGCCTGGTTTGAAGTCAGTGATAGTTTGCGTGTAGATGCCACCGACACAGTAGCAGCTTTACTGCAACAAGGGTTCAAGCTGTCGTTACTAACGGGGGATCGCTCTGTCCAAGCAGCCAATACAGCTCAAGCATTAGGCATTCAAAACCTTCAGCAAGGAGCCTCTCCGGAAGATAAACTGGCTTATATTAAGGTATTGCAAAGTCAAGGTGATAAGGTATTAATGGTAGGAGATGGGGTAAACGATGCTCCTGTGCTTGCTACGGCGGATGTTTCTATTGCCATGGGCTCAGCAACTGATTTAGCGAAAACCTCTGCCGATGGGGTTTTACTCAATGGTAAACTTGCCACGTTACTACTTGCCTTCACTAAGGCACAGAAAACCCAGCAAATTATTCGTGGCAATTTAATCTGGGCACTTACTTATAATTTAGTGGCACTACCTTTAGCGGCTCTAGGGTTGATCCCACCCTGGGCGGCAGCTATAGGGATGACCAGTAGTTCGTTAGTTGTGGTGCTGAATGCTTTAAGGTTAAATACGAAACTGACTACACCATCCCCCAAAATCGCTCCCCAAGTAACCTGGAATAGTCAGCACTCCCACAAAACCAAAGCAGGCATGTGA
- a CDS encoding sulfite exporter TauE/SafE family protein: MSIELTQLTSAFLLGLLGGAHCLGMCGGIMAAISLHLPEQKKLPVLLSYNTGRITSYTLAGMLVGSLGWSIQQLGPTANQGLRWIAGILLILMACYIANWWKALTWIEKAGQHLWRHIQPLTKPFLPASTVKQGFCLGILWGWLPCGLIYSALTWSAASGNTLNGGLLMLGFGLGTLPTVLATGFFADVLKQFIAHHLTRTIAAIIMIGFGLWTIPGPHQTLLMPSHESHAHHH, encoded by the coding sequence ATGAGTATTGAGTTAACCCAACTAACCAGCGCTTTTCTACTGGGCTTACTGGGTGGAGCCCACTGTTTAGGCATGTGTGGAGGGATTATGGCAGCGATAAGCCTCCACTTACCAGAACAGAAAAAACTACCGGTGCTACTGAGTTATAACACTGGGCGTATCACCAGCTATACCTTAGCAGGCATGTTAGTGGGCAGTTTAGGTTGGTCTATTCAACAGCTTGGCCCTACTGCCAATCAAGGGCTCCGATGGATAGCTGGAATTTTATTGATTTTAATGGCCTGCTATATCGCTAACTGGTGGAAAGCACTGACCTGGATAGAGAAGGCGGGACAGCACCTATGGCGACACATTCAGCCGTTAACCAAACCCTTTTTACCTGCATCTACTGTTAAACAAGGGTTTTGTTTAGGCATTTTATGGGGTTGGCTACCCTGTGGCTTAATTTACAGTGCCCTCACCTGGTCAGCGGCCAGTGGCAATACCCTAAATGGCGGGTTGCTGATGTTGGGGTTTGGCTTAGGCACTCTCCCCACGGTTCTCGCTACAGGCTTTTTTGCTGATGTATTAAAGCAGTTTATTGCTCACCATCTCACCCGCACCATTGCGGCAATTATTATGATTGGCTTTGGGTTATGGACCATTCCTGGCCCCCACCAAACGCTGTTAATGCCAAGCCATGAGAGTCATGCCCATCATCATTAA
- the ccoS gene encoding cbb3-type cytochrome oxidase assembly protein CcoS, protein MESIYLLIPIALLFVAIGVWIFFWAVDSGQFDDLESPAHSILFDDEPRSNPQQQEDNQPSSENSKQPTSDSDKQQ, encoded by the coding sequence ATGGAATCAATTTATTTACTTATTCCCATTGCCTTATTGTTTGTTGCCATCGGCGTGTGGATTTTTTTCTGGGCAGTGGATAGTGGCCAGTTTGACGACTTAGAAAGCCCAGCCCACAGTATTTTGTTTGATGATGAACCTCGCTCTAACCCTCAACAACAAGAGGACAATCAGCCCTCATCAGAAAATAGCAAACAGCCCACGTCTGATTCTGATAAGCAGCAATGA
- a CDS encoding FixH family protein, with the protein MQTIDQPEQPEKQAANPWYKEFWFWFIIAIPLLAIASGIAMITVSINGADTLVRDNYYKDGLAIRNDLSRDYKAKDLQLAATIKVDNLTGDISIQLTGELAQYPTQLSLSLVSPTIPDDDQSLLMQHITKGHYVGQLKQKVMGKRYIQLETIPAERDQYTDNDWRLISEWYLSNEQESISLGSTKASATSETN; encoded by the coding sequence ATGCAGACAATAGATCAGCCAGAACAACCCGAAAAACAAGCAGCTAACCCTTGGTATAAAGAGTTTTGGTTCTGGTTTATCATAGCCATTCCATTGCTTGCTATTGCTTCTGGGATTGCCATGATCACCGTTTCAATCAATGGTGCCGACACCTTAGTACGAGATAATTATTACAAAGATGGGCTGGCCATTCGTAATGACTTATCCCGTGACTATAAAGCGAAAGATTTACAATTGGCTGCCACTATCAAAGTGGATAATTTAACTGGCGATATTAGCATTCAACTAACTGGTGAATTAGCTCAATACCCTACCCAACTTAGCTTAAGTCTGGTTTCCCCAACTATCCCAGATGATGACCAGTCGCTACTTATGCAGCATATTACCAAAGGTCACTATGTTGGCCAGCTAAAACAAAAGGTAATGGGCAAGCGTTACATTCAACTAGAAACAATCCCTGCTGAGCGAGATCAATACACTGACAATGACTGGCGACTAATTTCTGAGTGGTATCTCAGTAATGAGCAAGAGTCCATTAGTTTAGGTAGCACTAAAGCCTCTGCCACAAGCGAAACTAATTAA
- the hemN gene encoding oxygen-independent coproporphyrinogen III oxidase: MLGPLKWQSSLIERYNQQGPRYTSYPTAVEFSEAFAPEHYLQALAKIKQQQTPLSLYVHVPFCASVCYYCGCNKIITKNRQKALPYLAAIEKEIQLVSKQLGCKPIVEQLHWGGGTPTFLTHEQTIQLFKLLEQHFQLADDFDGDYSIEIDPREADWPTMGLLRSLGFNRISLGIQDFNPTVQKAVNRLQSEAETEAIFEAARALMFKSINVDLIYGLPFQTTKSFLETLDKVVQLAPDRLSIFNYAHLPHRFKPQRRIKAENLPSAKEKLSILQHTIEHLQAAGYHYIGMDHFALPDDKLAIAQNKGELHRNFQGYTTHGHCSLIGLGVSSISQLGDNYCQNHTSVEDYIQSLEKHNQLPIKRGIQLNQDDLLRRSIIQQLICHFHVDLAKYCQPLNINWHSYFQDELTQLHPMASDGLVTIDDSKITITDSGRLLVRNICMVFDSYLAKNQPSNLFSKVI; the protein is encoded by the coding sequence ATGTTAGGACCTCTTAAGTGGCAGTCCTCGCTCATCGAGCGATACAATCAGCAAGGCCCACGTTATACCTCATACCCAACAGCCGTCGAGTTTTCAGAGGCGTTTGCCCCTGAACACTATTTACAGGCACTTGCTAAAATTAAGCAGCAACAAACACCACTTTCGCTTTATGTTCATGTCCCCTTTTGCGCCAGTGTTTGTTATTACTGTGGCTGCAATAAAATAATTACCAAAAACCGGCAAAAAGCCCTGCCCTACTTAGCTGCTATAGAAAAAGAAATTCAATTAGTTTCTAAACAGCTGGGCTGTAAGCCCATTGTTGAGCAACTCCACTGGGGCGGTGGTACCCCCACCTTCTTAACACACGAACAAACCATTCAACTCTTTAAATTACTGGAACAGCACTTTCAGCTAGCAGATGATTTTGATGGGGATTATTCAATTGAAATTGATCCAAGAGAAGCGGACTGGCCAACCATGGGACTGCTCCGCTCACTAGGATTTAATAGAATTAGTTTGGGTATTCAGGACTTTAACCCAACAGTACAAAAAGCCGTTAACCGATTACAGTCTGAAGCAGAAACCGAAGCTATTTTTGAAGCAGCTCGAGCCTTAATGTTTAAGTCCATTAATGTGGATTTAATTTATGGCCTACCTTTCCAAACTACTAAGAGTTTTCTCGAAACACTGGATAAAGTGGTTCAACTCGCCCCTGACCGGCTGTCAATATTTAATTACGCCCATTTGCCTCACCGTTTTAAACCACAACGACGGATTAAAGCTGAAAATTTACCTTCAGCTAAAGAAAAGCTCAGTATTTTGCAGCACACTATTGAGCACTTACAGGCAGCTGGTTATCACTACATTGGTATGGATCATTTTGCACTACCTGACGACAAGCTGGCTATTGCCCAAAATAAAGGCGAGTTACATCGTAATTTCCAAGGCTACACCACCCATGGCCACTGCAGCTTAATTGGGCTGGGGGTATCCTCCATTAGTCAGCTAGGAGATAATTACTGTCAGAACCATACATCAGTAGAAGACTATATCCAGTCGCTGGAAAAACATAACCAGTTGCCTATTAAGCGTGGAATCCAATTAAACCAGGATGATTTACTCAGACGGTCAATTATTCAACAGTTAATCTGCCACTTTCATGTTGACTTGGCTAAATATTGTCAGCCATTAAATATTAATTGGCATAGTTATTTTCAAGATGAACTAACTCAGTTACACCCCATGGCAAGCGATGGTTTGGTCACTATTGATGATAGCAAGATTACTATCACTGATAGCGGCAGATTGTTAGTGAGAAATATTTGCATGGTTTTTGATAGCTACTTAGCCAAGAACCAACCAAGCAACTTATTTTCTAAAGTGATTTAG
- the fnr gene encoding fumarate/nitrate reduction transcriptional regulator Fnr: MIAKVKPINQVACKDCILSTLCLPIALKIEDIDTLDSIIKRGKPLRKGEHLFFQGDSFHSIYAVRSGALKTYTTTDDGIEQITGFQLPSELVGLSGLDDEHYPVSAQAVETTMVCEIPFEKLDELASTLPELRRKLMQIMSKEIREDQQMMLLLSKKTADERIATFLLNLAARFRRRGFSSQAFRLPMSRNEMGNYLGLAVETVSRVFTRFQKNGLIDANGKEIQIKDSMAICSLAGGKSVDQPNGTNDSLVG; this comes from the coding sequence ATGATTGCAAAAGTAAAACCCATTAACCAAGTCGCCTGCAAAGATTGTATACTCAGCACTCTTTGCCTGCCTATTGCGTTAAAAATAGAAGATATTGATACGCTGGATAGCATTATCAAACGAGGCAAACCATTACGCAAAGGTGAACACTTATTTTTCCAGGGTGACTCTTTTCACTCAATTTATGCTGTCCGCTCTGGAGCCCTAAAAACTTACACCACCACTGATGATGGTATTGAACAAATTACCGGCTTTCAGTTACCCAGTGAGCTGGTTGGTCTTAGTGGTCTTGATGATGAGCACTACCCAGTGTCAGCCCAAGCAGTGGAAACCACTATGGTTTGTGAGATTCCCTTCGAGAAGCTGGATGAGCTAGCCAGTACCCTACCTGAGCTACGACGTAAATTAATGCAAATTATGAGTAAGGAAATTCGGGAAGATCAGCAAATGATGTTATTGCTCAGCAAAAAGACTGCTGACGAACGCATTGCAACATTCCTACTCAACTTAGCAGCTCGCTTCCGTCGACGCGGTTTTTCCTCACAAGCCTTTAGACTCCCTATGTCTCGCAATGAAATGGGTAATTATCTAGGCCTAGCAGTTGAAACTGTCAGCCGGGTCTTCACGCGTTTCCAAAAAAATGGCTTAATCGATGCGAATGGTAAGGAAATTCAAATTAAGGACTCCATGGCTATCTGCTCCTTAGCCGGAGGTAAGTCTGTTGATCAACCCAATGGAACCAATGACTCACTAGTAGGTTAA